In one window of Campylobacter hepaticus DNA:
- a CDS encoding SelT/SelW/SelH family (seleno)protein: MKIKITYCNIUNYYPQAARVAEELQNNFKDITIEFEIGKKGDFIVEVNGDIVFSKRQLINCESQRFPYENEIIQLINNRV, from the coding sequence ATGAAAATAAAAATTACTTATTGCAATATTTGAAATTATTATCCACAAGCTGCAAGGGTTGCAGAAGAATTACAAAATAATTTTAAAGATATAACAATAGAATTTGAAATTGGCAAAAAAGGAGATTTCATCGTTGAAGTAAATGGAGATATTGTCTTTTCCAAAAGACAGTTAATAAACTGTGAAAGTCAAAGATTTCCTTATGAGAATGAAATTATACAACTTATAAATAATAGAGTGTAA
- a CDS encoding ArsC/Spx/MgsR family protein, which yields MKLYGIKNCNSVKKAIDFLHEKDLDFEFLDIKKIGQEILSLWLKQKSFEELINSAGLTAKKLGLNKEKIKNLNNKELEKIILDNPSCIKRPVIEYEKKIYIGKEYEVIL from the coding sequence ATGAAGCTTTATGGAATAAAAAATTGCAATTCTGTAAAAAAAGCTATAGATTTTTTGCATGAGAAAGATTTAGATTTTGAATTTTTAGATATTAAAAAGATTGGTCAAGAAATTTTATCTTTATGGCTTAAGCAAAAGTCTTTTGAAGAGTTAATTAATAGTGCAGGTTTGACAGCTAAAAAACTTGGATTAAATAAGGAAAAAATTAAAAATTTAAATAATAAAGAACTTGAAAAAATAATTTTAGATAATCCAAGTTGTATTAAACGTCCTGTTATTGAATATGAGAAAAAAATTTATATTGGTAAAGAATATGAAGTAATTTTATAA